A single window of candidate division KSB1 bacterium DNA harbors:
- a CDS encoding PD40 domain-containing protein: MMKKLWIKTMLSFTCFCLLIPISFRPAQAINCDKDAPMSRGATWSPDGKQIVFDSNRDGIQEIYIMNSDGSNVKRLTYTKTAKYLPSISSDGKKVLFMSYSDSEEAVYVMNIDGNELRKLTDENSRNGDPDWSPDSKQIVFHSDRDEEEPEIYVMDADGTNVKRLTHNKFRDYVPRWSPDGTMISFNTTRDGNREIYLMSPDGTNQRNVTNDPLSNMVHNWSPDSKRIIFYAFSLQSAHLKNTNLSKDEKSALVRTTAEIYVTDLDGKNRIQLTHNYFWD, translated from the coding sequence ATGATGAAAAAGTTGTGGATCAAAACAATGTTAAGTTTCACTTGTTTTTGTTTACTGATCCCGATATCGTTTAGACCTGCCCAAGCAATAAATTGTGACAAAGACGCGCCGATGTCTCGAGGCGCAACTTGGTCTCCAGACGGAAAGCAAATTGTCTTTGATTCAAATCGCGACGGGATACAAGAGATTTATATTATGAATTCCGATGGAAGCAATGTTAAACGTCTGACTTATACTAAAACAGCCAAGTATCTTCCATCCATATCATCTGATGGTAAGAAAGTTCTTTTTATGAGTTATTCCGATTCAGAAGAGGCAGTATATGTGATGAACATTGATGGAAATGAATTGAGAAAGTTAACGGATGAGAATTCTCGCAATGGTGATCCCGACTGGTCACCAGATTCCAAGCAAATAGTATTTCATTCCGATCGTGATGAGGAAGAGCCGGAAATCTATGTAATGGATGCAGATGGAACCAATGTCAAACGGCTCACCCATAATAAGTTTAGAGACTATGTCCCTCGATGGTCACCCGATGGAACGATGATTTCTTTTAACACAACTCGTGATGGAAATCGAGAGATATATTTGATGTCACCAGACGGAACCAATCAACGCAATGTTACGAATGATCCACTATCGAATATGGTGCATAATTGGTCTCCGGATAGTAAAAGAATCATATTCTATGCATTCAGTTTGCAATCAGCTCATCTAAAGAACACTAATTTGTCTAAAGATGAGAAGTCAGCCTTAGTAAGAACAACAGCCGAGATATATGTTACAGATTTAGATGGAAAGAATCGAATCCAACTCACTCATAATTATTTTTGGGAT
- a CDS encoding ABC transporter ATP-binding protein, translating to MIEANGLSKYYGPFVAIQDITFSIPEGQIVAFLGPNGAGKSTTMKILSGYLAASEGSAKIAGLDVRTDRIEIARRLGYLPENGPLYQSMTPLELLKFFGEARCIEPDALKKSLDRVIEQCALQLVLEKPIAKLSRGYKQRVGLAQALLHDPDVLIMDEPTAGLDPNQIRDFRDNIKKLGQTKTILISTHILHEVDAIADYVLFVHEGKLIFEGTPKDLKEDGSLENPFYRLTNHGRPANVAKEEAAV from the coding sequence ATGATTGAGGCAAATGGTTTGAGCAAATATTACGGACCCTTTGTTGCAATCCAGGATATCACCTTCTCCATTCCGGAAGGTCAAATCGTGGCATTCTTAGGTCCGAACGGGGCAGGTAAATCCACGACGATGAAAATACTGAGCGGCTACCTGGCTGCAAGTGAAGGTTCCGCCAAAATTGCCGGACTTGATGTTAGAACGGACCGCATTGAAATTGCAAGAAGGCTCGGCTACTTGCCAGAAAACGGTCCGCTCTATCAAAGCATGACGCCTTTAGAACTTCTCAAATTTTTCGGAGAAGCAAGATGCATTGAGCCGGACGCATTGAAAAAAAGCCTTGACCGGGTCATTGAGCAGTGCGCTTTACAGCTTGTTCTGGAAAAACCGATAGCCAAGCTTTCACGCGGGTACAAACAGCGTGTGGGACTTGCACAAGCTTTACTCCACGATCCGGACGTTCTGATTATGGACGAGCCCACTGCCGGATTGGACCCCAACCAAATTCGCGATTTTCGTGACAATATCAAAAAACTTGGTCAAACAAAAACAATCCTGATCTCAACCCATATTTTACATGAAGTAGATGCGATCGCGGATTATGTTTTGTTTGTCCATGAAGGCAAGCTGATTTTTGAAGGAACGCCAAAAGACTTAAAAGAAGATGGTTCTTTAGAAAATCCGTTTTACCGCCTGACAAATCATGGGCGGCCGGCAAATGTAGCAAAGGAGGAAGCAGCAGTATGA